In Arthrobacter citreus, a single genomic region encodes these proteins:
- the secG gene encoding preprotein translocase subunit SecG: MHTFLSVLLIIVSVLMIVLVLLQSSKSNGLSGAISGGAEQLFGKQKARGFELVLQRITVVVAVLFFILTIAVTYFKL; the protein is encoded by the coding sequence ATGCATACGTTTTTATCTGTACTATTAATTATTGTTTCAGTACTTATGATTGTTCTTGTTCTGCTTCAATCTAGTAAAAGTAACGGCTTATCAGGTGCGATATCTGGTGGTGCTGAGCAACTGTTTGGCAAGCAAAAGGCTCGTGGTTTTGAGTTAGTTTTACAACGAATAACAGTTGTTGTAGCAGTTTTATTCTTCATTCTAACAATTGCTGTAACATATTTTAAACTGTAA
- a CDS encoding alpha/beta hydrolase: MNNWEGLISAKDRTKIYLRKYIPAEPIAVIQIVHGMAEHGGAYEKFIEYLVHNQFAVFIHDQRGHGKTAVIEDDLGFFGEEIGWEEVAKDIIFISKMIRKELKDIPLILFGHSMGSYLSRRVVQLKGNLYDGLIISGTGCDPGMLRKLGVFVSSAEAFLIGASKRSKVLDFLTFGNFNNHFKFPKTRYDWLTRDEAEIERYLKDPFCGFICSSSFYRELLRGIGTIHRKAEIKKTPTSLPIYIFSGDKDPVGQNGVGVKKVYQLYKDNGCTNVKLKLYEEGRHEMLHEINKDEVHHDVKTWIDETIINQ; this comes from the coding sequence ATGAATAATTGGGAAGGATTAATTTCGGCGAAGGATCGAACTAAAATCTATTTGCGAAAGTATATTCCTGCTGAACCAATTGCTGTAATTCAAATTGTACATGGAATGGCAGAGCATGGTGGAGCTTACGAGAAATTTATTGAATATTTAGTTCATAATCAATTTGCAGTCTTTATTCATGATCAGAGGGGTCATGGGAAAACTGCTGTAATTGAAGATGATCTTGGTTTTTTTGGTGAAGAAATCGGTTGGGAAGAAGTAGCTAAGGATATCATTTTTATTAGTAAGATGATTAGAAAAGAACTAAAGGATATTCCATTGATATTATTTGGACATAGTATGGGCTCTTATTTAAGTAGAAGAGTTGTTCAATTAAAAGGAAACTTATATGATGGCCTAATTATTTCTGGAACTGGATGCGATCCAGGCATGTTAAGAAAATTAGGGGTCTTTGTTTCGAGTGCTGAAGCATTTTTAATTGGTGCTAGCAAGAGGAGTAAAGTATTAGATTTTTTAACTTTTGGGAACTTCAATAATCATTTTAAATTTCCAAAAACGAGATATGATTGGTTAACTAGAGATGAAGCCGAGATTGAACGATATTTAAAAGATCCGTTTTGTGGTTTTATCTGTTCTTCCAGCTTTTACCGTGAACTGTTAAGAGGCATTGGAACGATACATCGTAAAGCAGAAATAAAGAAGACACCGACTTCTCTTCCAATCTATATTTTTTCAGGAGATAAAGATCCAGTTGGTCAAAATGGCGTTGGTGTAAAGAAGGTCTATCAGCTTTATAAAGATAATGGATGTACAAATGTAAAATTAAAATTATATGAAGAAGGTCGCCATGAGATGCTTCATGAAATCAATAAAGATGAAGTTCATCATGATGTGAAAACTTGGATAGATGAAACTATAATAAATCAATAA
- a CDS encoding RNA degradosome polyphosphate kinase: MMIATKEVKEKKIELADPQYYNNRELSWLGFNERVLEEALDVHNPLLERLKFLAIFSSNLDEFFMVRVAGLKDQVKAGFNKPENKAGLTPKHQLSQISTVGHELVNLQYKTFRETLIPKLKQENVHLVKYHELSDRQKKYLEQYFEEQVLPVLTPMAIDAYRPFPMLLNKSLNLAVYLEDLAEEEEKRNKFAIVQVPSLLKRFISIPTLDEKHCYILLEDAITAYIHLLFRGFIVREVAQFRITRNADMTIHEEGARDLLLEIEKELKKRKWGSAVRLEIGQSGASDYILNYLLEELDVHGKDVYELDGPLDLTFLFSFYKELEKYKEHLVYETLIPQPPQDLESDEDIFEKIMEQDILLHHPYESFEPVLDFVLDAANDPSVLAIKQTLYRVSGDSPIIEALKRAAENGKQVTVLVELKARFDEENNVHWAKELEKEGCHVIYGMTHLKTHSKITLVVRKKNGRIERFVHLGTGNYNDATAKIYTDMGLMTVNRQIGVDATNFFNFLSGFMEKPDFRHLSVAPYSIRHDFIRMIDEEIAFHRQYGNGRIIAKMNSLTDKQIIMKLYEASKAGVKIDLIVRGTCCLRPQLKGVSENIRVISIVGRFLEHSRIYYFYHNGEQKIFLSSADLMTRNMEKRVEIFFPIFADHIKKRIMNILLMMLFDTAKAREQDENGVYHYVEGIGKEKYNSQIELFNLAYNVREDEE, from the coding sequence ATGATGATAGCGACTAAAGAGGTAAAGGAAAAGAAGATCGAGTTAGCAGATCCACAATATTATAATAATCGGGAATTAAGCTGGCTTGGTTTTAATGAGCGTGTTTTAGAAGAAGCTTTGGACGTACATAATCCTTTGCTTGAACGTTTGAAATTTTTGGCAATATTTAGTTCGAATTTGGATGAGTTTTTTATGGTGCGTGTTGCTGGATTAAAGGATCAAGTGAAAGCAGGGTTTAATAAACCAGAAAATAAGGCTGGTTTAACACCAAAACATCAGCTTTCACAAATATCAACAGTTGGTCATGAACTAGTGAATTTGCAATATAAAACTTTCCGAGAAACATTAATACCAAAATTAAAACAAGAGAACGTTCATTTAGTAAAATATCATGAACTTAGTGATCGACAAAAAAAATATTTAGAACAATATTTTGAAGAACAAGTACTTCCTGTTCTTACACCTATGGCAATCGATGCGTATAGACCATTTCCAATGCTATTAAATAAAAGTTTAAATTTGGCAGTTTATTTAGAAGACTTGGCAGAGGAAGAAGAAAAGCGTAATAAATTTGCGATTGTACAAGTACCTTCATTATTAAAAAGATTTATATCAATACCGACACTTGATGAAAAGCATTGTTATATATTATTGGAAGATGCAATCACTGCATATATCCACCTTTTGTTCCGAGGATTTATCGTACGAGAAGTAGCGCAGTTTCGAATTACTAGAAATGCTGATATGACAATTCATGAAGAAGGGGCTAGAGACTTACTTCTTGAAATAGAAAAAGAATTAAAAAAGCGAAAATGGGGTTCGGCAGTTCGACTAGAAATAGGACAATCTGGGGCGAGCGATTACATTTTAAACTATTTATTGGAAGAACTAGACGTACATGGAAAAGATGTATATGAACTAGATGGACCGTTAGATTTAACATTTTTATTTAGTTTTTATAAGGAATTAGAAAAATATAAAGAGCATTTGGTTTACGAAACATTAATCCCACAGCCTCCACAAGATCTTGAATCCGATGAGGATATATTTGAAAAAATAATGGAACAAGATATATTGCTACATCATCCATACGAATCATTTGAACCGGTATTAGATTTTGTATTAGATGCCGCAAATGATCCAAGCGTCCTAGCGATAAAACAAACTTTGTATCGAGTAAGTGGTGATTCCCCAATTATCGAGGCATTAAAACGTGCAGCGGAAAATGGTAAGCAAGTTACTGTTCTTGTTGAGTTAAAAGCTCGATTTGATGAAGAAAACAATGTGCACTGGGCAAAGGAATTAGAAAAAGAAGGCTGCCATGTTATTTATGGAATGACTCATTTAAAAACCCATAGTAAAATCACGCTTGTTGTTCGTAAAAAGAATGGAAGAATTGAACGATTTGTCCATTTAGGTACCGGTAACTATAACGATGCAACTGCAAAAATTTATACAGATATGGGACTAATGACTGTTAATCGTCAAATTGGGGTAGATGCAACAAATTTTTTTAACTTTCTAAGTGGATTCATGGAAAAACCCGACTTTAGGCATTTATCAGTCGCTCCTTATAGTATTCGTCACGACTTTATTCGAATGATTGATGAGGAAATTGCATTTCATAGGCAGTATGGCAATGGGCGAATAATTGCTAAAATGAATTCTTTAACCGATAAGCAAATTATTATGAAGCTATATGAGGCGTCAAAGGCTGGGGTAAAGATTGATTTAATTGTTCGAGGAACTTGTTGCTTACGACCACAATTAAAGGGTGTAAGCGAAAATATTCGTGTCATTAGTATTGTCGGGCGATTTTTAGAACATAGTCGAATCTATTATTTCTACCATAATGGAGAACAGAAAATCTTTTTATCATCTGCGGATTTAATGACTCGTAATATGGAAAAACGTGTTGAAATCTTTTTCCCGATATTTGCTGACCATATAAAAAAGCGAATAATGAACATTCTACTTATGATGCTTTTCGATACTGCAAAAGCACGTGAGCAAGATGAAAATGGTGTTTATCACTATGTAGAAGGTATTGGAAAAGAAAAATATAATAGCCAGATTGAATTGTTTAATTTGGCATATAATGTGCGGGAAGATGAAGAATAA
- a CDS encoding Ppx/GppA family phosphatase: MRLVIYEQSKSGRIKEVENIKTVARLRKYLNDKEILNNEGVNILLKTLLMFQEITRHHKINQIKCVATATIRQAINRDEIIKLVADETDFTLQVLSGYEEAFYGFLAVVNSTPIHEGVTIDIGGGSTEVTYFKNRDLIHYHSFPFGALSLKQDFVSNDIPTIEEMKELTQYLQKQFESLEWLRGKKVPIVAIGGSARNVVQIHQSLVDYPISGIHQYELNFEEINYIKNHLSTLSFDDFLRIEGLSKDRVDIILPAIEVFKELYSIVNAKNFILSNKGLRDGIFIEEFLLNGRKLLPCVLDKSFSDLEQDYDINSNHVNHIKILVNQLVEQISKANLYTLSPKDLLDLNLAARVYNIGQYIEEESSSQHTFYLLANRTIEGLSHKERIKIALIASYKNKNSFKQYSKPFLDWFISDELKNLRFLGILLKFANSLNASKREAVKNIELKVNGEDRILLLKCLGDSTAEEIEAEKSKKQLEKLLNKTIRIFFEEHKSE; the protein is encoded by the coding sequence ATGAGACTTGTTATTTATGAACAAAGTAAAAGCGGTCGTATAAAAGAAGTCGAGAATATTAAAACGGTAGCTCGATTACGTAAATATTTAAATGATAAAGAAATCTTGAACAATGAAGGCGTCAATATTCTACTTAAAACACTTCTAATGTTTCAAGAGATTACTCGTCATCATAAAATTAATCAGATTAAATGTGTTGCGACTGCAACGATTAGACAGGCTATTAATCGAGATGAGATAATAAAACTAGTTGCAGATGAAACTGATTTTACACTACAAGTTTTGTCGGGGTATGAAGAAGCATTTTATGGATTTCTTGCTGTTGTAAATTCTACTCCAATACATGAGGGAGTTACAATTGATATTGGTGGAGGTAGCACTGAGGTAACTTATTTTAAGAATCGAGATCTGATTCATTATCATAGTTTTCCATTTGGTGCATTATCATTGAAACAGGATTTTGTATCCAATGATATTCCAACTATTGAGGAAATGAAAGAACTTACACAATACTTACAAAAGCAATTTGAATCATTAGAGTGGCTCAGAGGTAAGAAGGTTCCAATTGTTGCTATTGGAGGAAGTGCACGTAATGTAGTGCAAATTCATCAAAGTTTAGTTGATTATCCAATCTCAGGTATACATCAATATGAGTTGAATTTTGAAGAAATTAACTATATTAAAAATCACCTCTCAACATTGTCATTTGATGATTTTCTAAGAATTGAAGGTTTATCAAAAGATCGTGTTGATATTATTCTTCCAGCAATTGAAGTTTTTAAAGAGCTTTATTCAATCGTAAATGCTAAGAACTTTATTCTAAGTAATAAAGGTTTAAGAGACGGGATCTTTATAGAAGAGTTTCTTTTAAATGGAAGAAAATTGCTTCCTTGCGTACTGGATAAAAGTTTTAGCGATTTAGAACAAGATTATGATATAAATAGTAATCACGTAAATCATATAAAGATTTTAGTAAATCAATTAGTAGAACAAATTAGTAAAGCTAACCTATACACGCTAAGCCCTAAAGATTTATTAGATTTAAATCTAGCGGCACGAGTTTATAATATTGGGCAATACATTGAAGAAGAATCAAGTAGTCAGCATACGTTCTATTTATTAGCTAATCGTACAATTGAAGGATTGAGTCATAAAGAGCGTATAAAAATAGCATTGATAGCTTCTTATAAAAATAAAAATAGCTTTAAGCAATATAGTAAACCGTTTCTTGATTGGTTTATATCAGACGAACTTAAGAATTTACGATTTTTAGGGATTCTTTTAAAATTTGCTAATAGTTTAAACGCATCAAAGAGAGAAGCTGTGAAGAATATTGAACTTAAAGTAAATGGCGAGGATCGTATTTTGCTACTTAAATGTTTAGGTGATTCGACTGCTGAAGAAATAGAAGCCGAAAAAAGTAAAAAACAATTAGAAAAATTATTAAATAAGACAATACGAATTTTTTTCGAAGAGCACAAATCTGAGTAA
- a CDS encoding MFS transporter, which produces MNTTTSTASNPSMASLLKNPFIQTILAAGLFIQVGIWIRNFAILLFVVEKTKGDATAVSLISVAEFAPIFIFSFIGGTFADRWKPKRTMVWCDLLSAASIFVILIALLYGSWKFIFFATLVSAILSQFSQPSNMKLFKVHVPGEQMQAGMSIFQTMMAVFMILGPVLGTFVFQQAGMHVSMAIVGIVFLMSALVLTRLPKDQEEEKSEHTSSLVEEMKLGFQYVWSRKILVYLGGVFTAAGLGIGLIHPLAIFLVTERLGLDKGYLQWLFAANGAAMIIGGGLIMVISNKVAPHVLLLIGMAVNAIGIFVIGWSEVFWLTLLSEFFIGLFMPALHIGINTIILKNTDEKFVGRVNGILTPLFMGAMVITMSLAGVLKEHFSLVSIYQVSALLFVIGIIIMVPMFKIVKNAVIEAKL; this is translated from the coding sequence ATGAATACAACTACTTCAACAGCTTCAAATCCTTCAATGGCTTCTTTGCTAAAAAATCCTTTCATCCAGACAATTCTTGCAGCAGGTTTGTTTATTCAAGTAGGTATTTGGATTCGCAATTTTGCAATCTTATTATTTGTTGTGGAAAAGACAAAAGGCGATGCAACAGCTGTATCACTTATTTCAGTTGCTGAATTTGCGCCGATTTTTATTTTTTCTTTTATCGGTGGAACCTTCGCCGATCGTTGGAAACCAAAGCGTACTATGGTGTGGTGTGATCTTTTAAGTGCTGCATCTATTTTTGTTATACTGATTGCCCTATTATATGGAAGCTGGAAGTTTATATTTTTTGCTACATTAGTTTCAGCGATATTGTCTCAGTTTTCTCAGCCTTCTAATATGAAATTATTTAAAGTTCATGTACCAGGTGAGCAAATGCAAGCTGGTATGTCCATCTTTCAAACAATGATGGCAGTTTTTATGATTTTAGGACCAGTTCTAGGTACTTTTGTCTTTCAGCAAGCTGGGATGCATGTTTCGATGGCGATTGTAGGTATAGTTTTTCTTATGTCAGCTTTAGTGTTAACAAGGTTACCGAAAGACCAAGAAGAAGAAAAATCAGAGCATACTTCATCATTAGTAGAAGAGATGAAGCTAGGATTCCAATACGTTTGGTCTAGAAAAATACTAGTCTATTTAGGAGGAGTATTTACAGCAGCAGGATTAGGAATAGGTCTTATTCATCCACTAGCAATTTTTTTAGTAACGGAACGACTAGGACTAGATAAGGGATATTTGCAATGGTTATTCGCTGCAAATGGTGCCGCAATGATTATTGGTGGTGGCCTAATTATGGTAATTTCTAATAAGGTAGCACCGCATGTTTTATTATTAATTGGTATGGCAGTTAATGCAATTGGGATCTTTGTTATAGGTTGGTCTGAAGTATTTTGGCTAACGCTATTATCCGAATTTTTTATCGGGTTGTTTATGCCTGCACTGCATATCGGTATTAATACAATTATTTTAAAAAATACTGATGAAAAGTTTGTAGGTAGAGTGAACGGTATACTAACACCTTTATTTATGGGGGCTATGGTCATTACTATGAGCTTAGCAGGAGTACTAAAGGAACATTTTTCATTAGTTTCTATTTATCAAGTTTCAGCATTATTGTTTGTTATTGGAATTATCATTATGGTACCGATGTTCAAAATCGTGAAAAATGCCGTAATCGAAGCAAAATTATAA
- the eno gene encoding phosphopyruvate hydratase yields MSMIIDIYAREVLDSRGNPTVEVEVYTEDGGFGRALVPSGASTGEYEAVELRDGDKSRYLGKGVEKAVSNVNDILAEEIVGYEVTDQVSIDRRMIEVDGTENKGKLGANAILGVSMAVARAAADELGLPLYQYLGGFNAKQLPVPMMNIINGGSHADNNVDFQEFMILPVGADSFKEAIRMGTEIFHNLKAVLHDKGLNTAVGDEGGFAPNLGSNREALEVIMEAIDKAGYKAGEQVFLGMDVASSEFFNKETGKYDLAGEGRTGVSSAEMVDFYEQLCNDFPILSIEDGLDENDWDGHKLLTERLGNRVQLVGDDLFVTNTKKLAEGIEKGIANSILIKVNQIGTLTETFDAIEMAKRAGYTAVVSHRSGETEDSTIADIAVATNAGQIKTGSASRTDRIAKYNQLLRIQDELGDSAVYQGLKSFYNLRK; encoded by the coding sequence ATGTCAATGATTATTGATATTTATGCTCGCGAAGTATTAGATTCTCGTGGTAACCCTACTGTAGAAGTAGAAGTTTATACAGAAGATGGCGGTTTTGGCCGTGCATTAGTACCAAGTGGTGCTTCAACTGGTGAATACGAAGCAGTTGAATTACGTGATGGTGACAAATCTCGTTACCTTGGTAAAGGTGTTGAGAAAGCTGTATCAAACGTTAATGATATTTTAGCTGAAGAAATCGTTGGATACGAAGTAACTGACCAAGTTTCAATCGACCGTCGTATGATTGAAGTAGATGGTACTGAAAACAAAGGTAAATTAGGTGCTAACGCAATCCTTGGTGTATCTATGGCAGTAGCTCGTGCAGCAGCTGATGAATTAGGTTTACCATTATACCAATACCTTGGTGGATTTAACGCGAAGCAATTACCAGTTCCAATGATGAACATCATCAATGGTGGTTCTCATGCTGATAATAACGTTGATTTCCAAGAATTCATGATCTTACCTGTTGGTGCTGATAGCTTTAAAGAAGCAATCCGTATGGGTACTGAAATCTTCCACAACCTTAAAGCTGTTTTACATGACAAAGGTTTAAACACTGCTGTAGGTGACGAAGGTGGATTCGCTCCAAACCTTGGTTCAAACCGTGAAGCTTTAGAAGTAATCATGGAAGCAATTGATAAAGCTGGTTACAAAGCTGGCGAACAAGTATTCTTAGGAATGGATGTTGCTTCTTCAGAATTCTTCAACAAAGAAACTGGTAAATACGATCTTGCAGGCGAAGGACGTACTGGCGTATCTTCAGCTGAAATGGTTGATTTCTATGAGCAACTTTGCAACGACTTCCCAATTCTTTCAATTGAAGATGGTTTAGATGAAAACGACTGGGATGGTCACAAATTATTAACAGAACGTTTAGGTAACCGAGTTCAATTAGTAGGTGACGATTTATTCGTTACAAACACTAAAAAATTAGCTGAAGGTATTGAAAAAGGTATCGCTAACTCAATCCTTATTAAAGTTAACCAAATCGGTACATTAACTGAAACTTTCGATGCAATCGAAATGGCTAAACGTGCTGGTTACACAGCTGTAGTTTCTCACCGTTCAGGTGAAACTGAAGACAGCACAATCGCTGATATCGCAGTAGCTACAAATGCTGGTCAAATCAAAACTGGTTCTGCTTCTCGTACAGACCGTATTGCTAAATACAATCAATTATTACGTATTCAAGACGAGTTAGGCGATAGCGCAGTATACCAAGGATTAAAATCTTTCTACAACTTAAGAAAATAA